In Spirochaeta thermophila DSM 6578, the following proteins share a genomic window:
- the fliH gene encoding flagellar assembly protein FliH: MAKYIFKAGEITPLSTRIVLPSPEPVRRGTPPPKHAQREEEPRLLETVEEMETVEAEGEVVEKVDLEHLHRQEEELRKQWEKEREAIISGAKVEADRIIKEAEQVAFEEVKKRNEEAARLKEEASKEAERIVTEAQKRVEDLVAEARKKAEEIEQAAYDKGYAEGREEGFRRGKDEVDRLIDRLHLMISKVIEARQRVLAESEAQIVQLVLLIAQKVVKVLSEHQKNIVINNVVQALRKLKSKTDVIIRVNLEDLEVTSAHLKEIIEKIEHVGNVTVMEDHTVDRGGCIVETDFGQIDARISTQLKQIEEKILETVPIVERERIQE; this comes from the coding sequence GTGGCCAAGTATATCTTCAAGGCAGGGGAGATCACCCCCCTCTCCACGAGGATCGTGCTCCCCTCACCCGAACCGGTACGGCGGGGGACACCTCCTCCGAAACACGCACAGAGAGAGGAGGAGCCGCGTCTCCTTGAGACGGTGGAAGAGATGGAGACGGTGGAGGCGGAGGGAGAGGTGGTCGAGAAGGTGGATCTCGAACACCTGCACCGCCAAGAGGAGGAACTCCGGAAGCAGTGGGAGAAGGAGCGGGAGGCCATCATCTCGGGGGCCAAGGTCGAGGCCGACCGCATCATCAAGGAGGCGGAACAGGTCGCCTTCGAGGAGGTGAAGAAGCGAAACGAGGAGGCTGCCCGGCTCAAGGAAGAGGCCTCGAAGGAGGCCGAGCGTATCGTGACCGAGGCGCAGAAGCGGGTGGAGGACCTGGTTGCAGAGGCCCGGAAGAAGGCCGAGGAGATCGAGCAGGCCGCCTACGACAAGGGGTATGCCGAGGGAAGAGAGGAGGGGTTCCGCAGAGGTAAGGACGAGGTGGATCGTCTCATAGACAGGCTTCATCTGATGATTTCCAAGGTGATCGAGGCGAGGCAACGGGTTCTCGCGGAGTCCGAGGCCCAGATCGTCCAGCTCGTGCTTCTCATCGCCCAGAAGGTGGTGAAGGTGCTCTCGGAGCACCAGAAGAACATCGTGATCAACAACGTGGTCCAGGCCCTCCGCAAGCTCAAGTCCAAGACCGACGTGATCATCCGTGTGAACCTCGAGGACCTCGAGGTCACCTCGGCGCATCTCAAGGAGATCATAGAGAAGATAGAGCACGTGGGCAACGTGACGGTGATGGAAGACCATACGGTGGACAGGGGCGGATGTATCGTCGAGACCGACTTCGGACAGATAGATGCGAGAATCTCCACTCAACTCAAGCAGATAGAGGAGAAGATCCTGGAGACCGTTCCCATCGTCGAGAGGGAACGAATACAGGAGTAG
- a CDS encoding periplasmic-type flagellar collar protein FlbB has translation MPENYTRVGPGLRIFALVFLIVLLLLGGGLWLTYLGVIDVREQLSPLLDLIGVKRPQPAAALPGITLLESARIEKEREALKLREAELEEWERRLGEREAELESMWEELQEKQKALEEQQKSFNEQMKQYENKRAIVRQTAQYLINMPPDRAVEILLNMEDDQDVIDILWMVDEIAAETGEDSIVPYWLSLMPADRAARLQRKMVRRP, from the coding sequence ATGCCTGAAAACTATACCCGTGTGGGGCCGGGTCTCCGTATCTTCGCCCTCGTCTTTCTCATCGTGTTGCTCCTCCTGGGAGGAGGGCTCTGGCTCACGTATCTCGGGGTGATAGACGTGAGGGAGCAACTCTCCCCGTTGCTCGATCTCATCGGGGTGAAACGCCCCCAGCCCGCCGCGGCCCTTCCGGGCATCACCCTCCTGGAGAGCGCCCGGATCGAGAAGGAACGGGAGGCCCTCAAACTCAGAGAGGCCGAGCTGGAAGAGTGGGAACGGCGTCTTGGAGAGCGGGAAGCGGAACTCGAGAGCATGTGGGAGGAGCTCCAGGAGAAGCAGAAGGCGTTGGAGGAACAACAAAAATCGTTCAATGAACAGATGAAACAATACGAAAATAAAAGGGCCATCGTACGGCAGACGGCCCAGTACCTCATCAACATGCCGCCCGACCGCGCCGTGGAGATTCTTCTGAATATGGAGGACGATCAGGATGTCATCGATATCCTCTGGATGGTTGACGAAATCGCAGCGGAGACGGGAGAGGATTCGATCGTACCGTACTGGCTTTCTCTCATGCCGGCGGATCGTGCGGCCAGGCTTCAGCGCAAGATGGTGCGGAGGCCCTAG
- the fliE gene encoding flagellar hook-basal body complex protein FliE, which yields MQFLTETAAVGHKITLQKADPRHFQGHKPEEKPVDPDDFSRLLFEALDGVNSLQQKSALLSQQMITDPDSLDPHDVTIAMAKANLALSITKSVVDRAVQAYREILSLR from the coding sequence ATGCAGTTCCTGACAGAGACCGCGGCCGTAGGACACAAGATCACCCTTCAGAAGGCTGATCCACGCCACTTCCAGGGCCACAAGCCCGAGGAAAAGCCTGTGGATCCGGACGATTTCTCCCGACTCCTCTTCGAGGCGCTCGACGGAGTGAACAGCCTTCAACAGAAGAGCGCACTCCTCAGCCAGCAGATGATCACGGATCCGGACTCCCTGGACCCGCACGACGTGACCATCGCCATGGCCAAGGCGAATCTCGCCCTCTCCATCACCAAGTCGGTGGTGGACAGGGCCGTACAAGCATACAGGGAGATCCTGTCGTTGCGCTGA
- the flgC gene encoding flagellar basal body rod protein FlgC: MGLFTPINIAATGLTAQRLRMDVISNNIANATTTRTTEGGPFRRSRVVFRPRVEQPYWRSPFLPKPLDNGLGKGVRVVKVEKDYDAKTRLVYDPTHPDAIKSGPLKGYVEYPNVNIVNEMVDLIDASRAYEANLAVVNGSKTMFLKALEIGR; the protein is encoded by the coding sequence ATGGGGCTCTTTACACCGATCAACATAGCGGCCACGGGGCTCACGGCCCAGCGTCTCCGGATGGATGTGATCTCCAACAACATCGCGAACGCCACCACCACCCGCACCACCGAAGGGGGCCCCTTCAGACGGAGCAGAGTGGTCTTCAGACCACGGGTGGAGCAGCCCTACTGGCGGAGTCCGTTCCTCCCCAAGCCGCTCGACAACGGTCTCGGCAAGGGGGTGAGGGTGGTGAAGGTGGAGAAGGACTACGACGCGAAGACCAGACTCGTGTACGATCCCACCCATCCGGACGCCATCAAGTCGGGACCGCTCAAGGGCTATGTGGAGTATCCCAACGTGAACATCGTGAACGAGATGGTCGACCTCATCGATGCCTCGAGGGCGTACGAGGCGAACCTGGCCGTCGTGAACGGGTCGAAGACCATGTTCCTGAAAGCCTTGGAGATAGGGAGGTGA
- the fliF gene encoding flagellar basal-body MS-ring/collar protein FliF, which translates to MNEWLKNVLERVKNAWGKWSLVQKIIFISIVVVLVGSLVFLASLSGAPSMVPLLNKAITDPQVLEDITTRLEEENVPYQVTADNRILVSDEKTARRMRAILVREDLVPRGTDPWELFDIERWTITDFERNVNLRRAITRTVEEHLKALDDIDDASVTLVLPEKALFAEDQEPPSASIIIVPKPGSDITSNRKKIEGIVKLVQFAVEGLDPDYITITDQRGVVLNDFEGMEQFDRLELARRQLKTKQELENEYKKRILSALGTVFRSDRVEIVNLDIELDMSDVEVKTEEHFPITMKPDNPRTPYDESEVVPSITLSKEIQDEKFEGTGFNPEGPPGQEGQTPPAYKDLEGLVGKYSRNSLIQNEVVNTRNITERKDPWEIKRISVAVALDGVWKWEYNEKGEVVFNPDGSIKRTYLPVSDEDLRKAEELIKGAVGYKRERGDLITVQHIQFDRTLQFAEEDAAFRARRQLERTVFYSLLGVAALLVAFIIFRLIAREMERRRRLKEEELARQHQAMREAALRSAEEEAAAVEMSVEERARMELQEQAINMAREHPEEVAQLIRTWLMEE; encoded by the coding sequence ATGAATGAGTGGCTCAAGAACGTTCTGGAGCGCGTGAAGAACGCGTGGGGTAAGTGGTCGCTCGTCCAGAAGATCATCTTCATATCGATCGTGGTGGTGCTCGTGGGAAGCCTCGTCTTCCTCGCGAGCCTGAGCGGTGCGCCCTCGATGGTTCCGCTCCTCAACAAGGCCATCACCGATCCACAGGTGCTCGAGGACATCACCACCCGCCTGGAGGAGGAGAACGTCCCCTACCAGGTGACGGCGGACAACCGCATCCTGGTCTCGGACGAGAAGACCGCACGCAGGATGCGGGCCATCCTCGTGCGGGAGGACCTCGTTCCCCGGGGGACCGATCCCTGGGAGCTCTTCGACATCGAGCGGTGGACCATCACCGACTTCGAACGGAACGTGAACCTGCGTAGGGCCATCACCAGGACCGTCGAGGAACACCTCAAGGCCCTGGACGACATCGATGATGCGAGTGTCACCCTGGTGCTGCCCGAGAAGGCCCTCTTCGCCGAGGATCAGGAACCGCCGAGCGCCTCCATCATCATCGTGCCCAAGCCGGGATCGGACATCACCAGTAATCGAAAGAAGATAGAGGGGATCGTGAAGCTGGTTCAGTTCGCCGTGGAGGGCCTCGATCCCGACTACATCACGATCACCGATCAGCGGGGAGTGGTGCTCAACGACTTCGAAGGTATGGAGCAGTTCGATCGTCTCGAACTCGCCCGGAGGCAGCTCAAGACCAAACAGGAACTCGAGAACGAGTACAAGAAGCGGATCCTATCCGCCCTCGGTACGGTCTTCCGCTCGGACAGGGTCGAGATCGTGAACCTGGACATCGAGCTCGACATGAGCGACGTGGAGGTGAAGACCGAGGAGCACTTCCCCATCACGATGAAACCGGACAACCCCAGGACGCCCTACGACGAGAGCGAGGTGGTGCCTTCCATCACCCTCTCCAAGGAGATCCAGGACGAGAAGTTCGAAGGCACGGGCTTCAACCCCGAAGGCCCTCCGGGACAGGAGGGGCAGACACCTCCCGCGTACAAGGATCTCGAAGGCCTGGTAGGAAAGTACTCCCGCAATTCGTTGATACAGAACGAGGTGGTGAATACGAGGAACATCACCGAGCGGAAGGACCCATGGGAGATCAAGCGCATCAGCGTGGCCGTCGCACTCGACGGGGTGTGGAAGTGGGAGTATAATGAGAAGGGGGAGGTGGTCTTCAATCCGGATGGTTCCATCAAGCGGACGTACCTCCCCGTCTCGGACGAGGACCTCAGGAAGGCTGAGGAGCTGATCAAAGGAGCGGTGGGCTACAAGAGGGAACGAGGAGACCTGATCACGGTGCAGCACATCCAGTTCGACAGGACGCTCCAGTTCGCCGAAGAGGATGCGGCCTTCCGGGCGAGACGCCAGCTCGAGCGGACTGTCTTCTATTCCCTCCTGGGTGTGGCCGCTCTTCTCGTGGCGTTCATCATCTTCAGGCTCATCGCGAGGGAGATGGAGAGGCGGCGGCGTCTCAAGGAGGAGGAGCTCGCCCGTCAGCATCAGGCCATGAGGGAGGCCGCCTTGCGGAGCGCGGAGGAAGAGGCGGCGGCCGTGGAGATGTCGGTCGAGGAAAGGGCCAGGATGGAGCTCCAGGAGCAGGCCATCAACATGGCACGGGAGCATCCGGAAGAGGTGGCCCAGCTCATACGAACCTGGTTGATGGAGGAATGA
- a CDS encoding FliI/YscN family ATPase: MFGKYLALVEKTETVKCRGRVKAVQGMRIEGQGPLAVVGELCRIHPPDDPDAGIWAEVIGLKGSTVYLMGYQDPEGIQVGDVIEAMGEPLSIRVSEGLLGRVLDARGMPIDDKGPLPPGIRYPVQGGPPHVLKRRRIEEQIATGIRALDGLLPIGKGQRVGVFSGSGVGKSTLLGMVARNTNADVNVIALIGERGREVAEFIEHDLGEEGLKRSVVVVSTSDTPAVARYRGAFVAVAIAEYFRDQGKDVMLLFDSVTRFARALREIGLALGESPATRGYPPSVFSTLPKLLERCGTSEKGTITGFFSVLVEGDDMDEPVSDAVRGILDGHVVLSRRLAQRQHYPAIDVLSSVSRLAPKITTPPVREAARRVLRWLAAYQETEDLINVGAYARGSNPEVDKAIEKLPDINAFLRQEIEERAPLAETIHRLFGLAEMETTEEESGDDETV, translated from the coding sequence ATGTTCGGAAAGTATCTGGCCCTGGTGGAAAAGACCGAGACGGTGAAATGCAGGGGGAGGGTGAAGGCCGTACAGGGTATGAGGATCGAGGGGCAGGGCCCCCTCGCAGTGGTGGGTGAACTCTGCCGCATCCATCCCCCGGACGATCCTGATGCCGGGATATGGGCCGAGGTGATAGGTCTCAAGGGATCGACCGTCTATCTCATGGGATACCAAGACCCTGAGGGGATCCAGGTGGGGGATGTGATAGAGGCGATGGGTGAGCCCCTCTCCATACGGGTCTCCGAAGGTCTTCTCGGCAGGGTACTCGATGCCCGCGGCATGCCCATAGACGACAAGGGGCCCCTCCCTCCAGGGATACGGTATCCGGTGCAGGGGGGACCTCCGCACGTACTCAAGCGCAGACGCATAGAAGAGCAGATCGCCACGGGGATCAGGGCTCTCGACGGCCTCCTCCCCATAGGCAAGGGACAGCGTGTGGGTGTCTTTTCAGGGAGCGGGGTGGGAAAGTCGACCCTTCTGGGGATGGTCGCCCGCAACACCAACGCGGACGTGAACGTGATCGCCCTCATCGGCGAGCGGGGGAGGGAAGTCGCGGAGTTCATAGAGCACGATCTGGGAGAGGAGGGGCTGAAGCGCTCGGTCGTAGTGGTGTCCACTTCCGACACCCCTGCGGTGGCGCGCTATCGAGGGGCGTTCGTGGCGGTCGCCATAGCCGAGTACTTCCGGGATCAGGGGAAGGACGTCATGCTCCTCTTCGACTCCGTCACCCGGTTCGCGAGGGCCCTCAGGGAGATAGGGCTCGCCCTGGGGGAGTCTCCTGCGACGAGGGGCTATCCCCCTTCGGTCTTTTCCACCCTCCCCAAGCTTCTCGAGCGATGTGGAACATCGGAGAAAGGGACCATCACCGGGTTCTTCTCGGTCCTCGTGGAGGGGGACGACATGGACGAGCCCGTGTCCGATGCCGTGCGTGGTATCCTCGACGGCCATGTGGTGCTCTCGAGGAGACTCGCCCAGCGGCAGCACTATCCTGCGATCGACGTCCTCTCATCGGTCTCGCGACTGGCTCCCAAGATCACCACCCCTCCTGTGAGGGAGGCGGCGAGAAGAGTCCTGAGGTGGCTCGCCGCCTATCAGGAGACCGAGGACCTCATCAACGTGGGAGCCTACGCGAGGGGGAGCAACCCGGAGGTGGACAAGGCCATAGAGAAGTTGCCTGATATCAACGCCTTCCTGAGGCAGGAGATCGAGGAGCGGGCCCCTCTCGCCGAGACGATTCACCGCCTGTTTGGGCTTGCGGAGATGGAGACCACGGAGGAGGAATCCGGCGACGATGAGACGGTTTAA
- a CDS encoding flagellar FliJ family protein, with product MRRFKFPFARMLRLREHVEEQKKEALGKVVQERQEVDQAIRHVVAESVRALRQGREGGTFDLWTMQAAALYRERLERERDELLARRGRLEDEEARAREEFLKARAETQVFERLRDRCFQAYRKEWMKEDQKAVDEAAGIQYAATHVREDHDA from the coding sequence ATGAGACGGTTTAAGTTCCCTTTCGCCCGCATGCTCAGGTTGAGGGAACATGTGGAAGAGCAGAAGAAGGAAGCGCTCGGGAAGGTGGTACAGGAACGACAGGAGGTGGACCAGGCGATCCGACACGTGGTGGCTGAGTCGGTCAGGGCCCTCCGCCAGGGGAGGGAGGGAGGGACCTTCGATCTGTGGACGATGCAGGCAGCCGCCCTCTACCGGGAGAGGCTCGAGAGAGAGCGGGACGAGCTTCTCGCGAGGAGAGGTCGCCTGGAGGACGAGGAAGCCCGGGCCCGTGAAGAATTCCTCAAGGCTCGGGCCGAGACGCAGGTGTTCGAGCGTCTGAGGGACCGCTGTTTCCAGGCGTACCGGAAGGAGTGGATGAAAGAGGACCAGAAGGCCGTTGACGAAGCGGCAGGGATACAGTATGCCGCCACGCATGTGAGGGAGGATCACGATGCCTGA
- the fliG gene encoding flagellar motor switch protein FliG yields the protein MGKTKTAAPASGHQVKKPGVKRELTGRQKAAILLVTLGSELSAEIFKHLKEDEIESLTFEIARLETIDSEERDKVLMEFQELMMAQEFIITGGVDYARELLEKALGTQKAVDIINRLTSSLQVRPFDFVRRTDPTQLLNFIQQEHPQTIALILSYLDPQKASVILASLDHDIQAEVAKRIATMDRTSPEVLREVERVLEKKLSTLASEDYTMAGGVDAIVEILNMVDRSTEKSIIESLEEEDPELAEEIKKKMFVFEDIVLLDDRAIQKVLREVDTQELAKALKAVDAEVQDKIFRNMSKRAATLLKEDMEYMGPIRMRDVEEAQQKIVSIIRKLEEQGEIVIARGGEDEIVV from the coding sequence ATGGGCAAGACCAAGACCGCAGCGCCCGCTTCCGGGCATCAGGTGAAGAAGCCGGGGGTGAAGAGAGAGCTCACCGGCCGGCAGAAAGCGGCCATCCTCCTGGTGACGCTGGGTTCGGAGCTCTCGGCGGAGATCTTCAAACACCTCAAGGAGGACGAGATAGAGAGCCTCACCTTCGAGATCGCCCGTCTCGAGACGATCGATTCGGAGGAGCGGGACAAGGTCCTCATGGAGTTCCAGGAACTCATGATGGCCCAGGAGTTCATCATCACCGGCGGGGTCGACTACGCCCGCGAACTCCTCGAGAAGGCCCTCGGTACCCAGAAGGCGGTGGACATCATCAACCGGCTCACGAGCAGTCTCCAGGTGCGGCCCTTCGACTTCGTGCGGCGTACCGATCCCACACAGCTCCTCAACTTCATCCAGCAGGAGCACCCGCAGACCATCGCCCTCATCCTCTCCTACCTGGATCCCCAGAAAGCCTCGGTGATCCTCGCGAGCCTCGACCACGACATCCAGGCCGAGGTGGCGAAACGGATCGCCACCATGGACCGCACCTCACCCGAGGTCTTGCGCGAGGTGGAGCGGGTGCTCGAGAAGAAGCTTTCCACCTTGGCCTCCGAGGATTACACCATGGCCGGAGGGGTGGACGCCATCGTGGAGATCCTCAACATGGTGGATCGTTCCACCGAGAAGTCCATCATCGAGTCGCTCGAGGAGGAGGATCCTGAGCTCGCCGAGGAGATCAAGAAGAAGATGTTCGTCTTCGAGGACATCGTGCTCCTGGACGACAGGGCGATCCAGAAGGTGCTCCGCGAGGTGGACACGCAGGAGCTCGCCAAGGCCCTCAAGGCCGTGGATGCCGAGGTGCAGGACAAGATCTTCCGCAACATGTCCAAGCGTGCGGCGACCCTCCTCAAGGAGGACATGGAGTACATGGGGCCGATCCGTATGAGGGACGTCGAGGAGGCCCAGCAGAAGATCGTCTCCATCATCAGGAAACTCGAGGAGCAGGGCGAGATCGTCATCGCGCGCGGCGGTGAGGATGAGATCGTGGTATAG